One part of the Anaerofustis stercorihominis DSM 17244 genome encodes these proteins:
- a CDS encoding Bro-N domain-containing protein encodes MNEIKIFENSEFGRVRSLMIDNEPYFVGKDVAEILGYAKPLNALANHIDEYDSLKQGLIDSMGRTQETIFINESGLYSLILSSKLPSAKKFKRWVTSEVLPSIRKTGEYKTTEPIKEMLAEAKLRNARAREASIWLKIGQNIKSEDYRQICSSYASEALAGSAVIPLPEVRETYYTATQLGDMLGISANRIGRIANEHKLKTSRFGKWYHDKGKNSSKEVDVFRYNSEGLEQIKKYI; translated from the coding sequence ATGAACGAAATAAAGATATTTGAAAACAGTGAGTTTGGAAGAGTAAGAAGTTTAATGATAGATAACGAGCCTTATTTTGTGGGAAAAGATGTAGCGGAGATATTGGGGTATGCAAAACCGCTTAATGCACTTGCTAATCATATTGATGAATATGACTCCCTGAAACAGGGACTCATTGACAGCATGGGAAGAACACAAGAAACAATCTTCATTAACGAATCTGGTCTTTACAGTCTTATTCTTTCTAGTAAGTTACCGTCAGCAAAGAAATTCAAACGCTGGGTAACGAGCGAGGTACTGCCCAGCATAAGAAAGACAGGAGAGTATAAGACAACGGAACCGATAAAGGAAATGCTTGCGGAGGCAAAGCTTAGGAATGCGAGGGCGAGGGAAGCTTCCATATGGCTTAAAATCGGTCAGAATATTAAGTCCGAGGATTACAGGCAAATATGTTCTTCCTATGCGAGCGAGGCTTTGGCAGGCTCTGCGGTAATCCCGCTTCCTGAAGTTCGGGAAACATATTATACAGCAACGCAGTTAGGAGATATGCTGGGTATATCGGCTAACAGAATAGGAAGGATAGCAAACGAGCATAAACTGAAGACATCTAGGTTTGGTAAATGGTATCACGATAAGGGAAAAAACAGCAGTAAAGAAGTAGATGTATTCAGATATAATTCAGAAGGTTTGGAGCAAATAAAAAAATATATATAA